Below is a window of Tachysurus fulvidraco isolate hzauxx_2018 chromosome 11, HZAU_PFXX_2.0, whole genome shotgun sequence DNA.
TGGTGGTGCCTTTATGAGGCTGTGTTTTAACAGTTTTCCTGAACTCTATAATGTACATATTTCTCCTAATCCTTTAATAGTGCTTCCTGGTGTGTCATAACCCAACATTCTTTAAGTAATCCACAGAGATGTATTTGCTCTCAGGTCACATTTAGCCAGGAGGCTTGTTCTTTTGCACTGGAAGTCAGACCGGCAGTGGGCGGGTTAGCTACTGAATTCACTTGAAAAGACAAAGttcacattgaggggaacttcTGTACTTTTCAATAAGGTGTACAATTTGTTTCACTTCTATTTTAAGGAGTTGGCAAATATCCAAACACCGCAGTATTTTTCCTGCACATCCCCTTTTTATTAACCTGTCTGAGTATTAATATAGACTTGTGATGTACTGACATCCCATTCAGGGTGTGTTCTTGCCTCAGGCCCAGTGTTTCTGGTTCCAcctcaaccctgaccaggataaatcaCTTACTGATGATAAATGAGCAAGCAAAGTgttgatataataataatatttgctgcttttaaaaatgtaaaatctacTGCAATatgtaaaacataaataaaactaaatgttaaaaaatcttTCATTGTTCAAATTAAACTTGAACAatcaacaaatacacacacacacacacacacacacacacacacacacacacacacacacacacacacacacacacacacacacacacacacacacacacacacacaaatccagtTACCTGTCATTAGGAGTACTTaattgaatatataaatataaattgaacCTTGAAAGCTCGTTCCTAAATACAATgtcttgcataagtattcatcCCCCTCAATCTTTgacacattacacatatatTGCTAAAGTCTGGTTTTGTAATGGACTTAGTTTggcattttatttgtttcatttataaatgtctAACATTTGAAGAagcaaaataatttaattgttaaaaggttttattgtattcattgtaagttaattgtattattttattgtttaattgtaAAAGGTTAACTAATAGCACAAATATTCACCCCATGAGTCGTGCACAATCGAGTATTTTCGCTCTTTTAACACCCACTACAACTACTAAAGAAGTGAACTGGCTAAGTTGACTagtgttaatccctctccactgcttctctctttctacccatcccgaggcatccagaaattgtaccagctccgattgtcttccgtgcgatgaagattttggacctccactgagatgaggccgatctctacatctagagatctaccagctccagttagactctgctagaggagatgtgaactccatgtggtcttttgcatcaatacaacatttgttagactgtatatttataatcacaccctccactgtcacccatatgaggatgaggttcccctttgagtctggttcctctcaaggtttcttcctttaccatctaagggagtttttccttgccactgctgcctgagtcacctccgACTTActcataggggataaatacatacacatttaaatatatctaatattaatcttgaattattgtattatattaatctttatattattctttataataaccttttgttctatgtttatgtcaattgtaaaaagtgccctacaaaaaaatttgaattgaatttaattgttAGAGGATTAAGAAGACATTAAAATATACAGGGGCATGATTAGGAACCTGTGTCCTGGGCCAGTAGGTATAACCACCTTCAGTTGAAGTTAAAGTCTTCTTGGTACATGTTGCTatcagctttgcacatctggaTCCTGATAATTACAAGGCTCTGTAGACTACATCCACTTTCCCAGAGGAAAATTACATCCTACAATACAAAGAGGTATCCTTCAGGATGCCACCCAAGAGAAGTGCACTGGGGTTTAGCAGTTTAGTACTTCAGTACAATAGCACAATATTATTTGGGGGAGTGATCTAAATGATGCTGGGTATCTGGAGAGTGTTTATGcgctgtgattttatttttcttcacagtTTTCTGCTCCCAAACATGAGCTAGTTTATACCGATGACGTCAGATAACTCAGTCACATCAGGCCAGATGTTACAGACGCGTCCAAATCCGCACACGATATCCAATGGTGGCGTTTTGTTTAGACGTCCTCTGTATTTCGGTTTAGGGCGTGGCCTGGATTCACATCAAAGCCAGGAGTGCCGAGTGGGCGTGGCTGCGCGAGCAACACGTCGAGCCCTTATTCACCTGAGCTGCTGCGTATATAAAGTTCAAGACATGACAGAAAAACGGTCAAGGCGAGTTGAAACTGCagctgcatcatcatcatcatcatcatcatcatcactggcACCTTGTCCAAAAGCGCCATTTCCCCAAACCATGCGCGTGCACAAGGATGAATCGCGCAACCTCTTATTTTTGTTGTGCTTTTTGATGAAGAATGGTGCTGCTATAAAGAACGACGCCACGGAGATCGTATATCCTCACACGGTGGAGGATCCCGGAGAAGAACCCGCGGATGAAGCGGCTCTGAATCGCGCACGTGGTGGAGGCAGAGGGTCCGAGAACGCGGCGCGAGATCGAACCGGTGAGTACGCGCGACTCTCCACAGTGCGCCTTTTACGCACATTTTAGGGCAATGAGAGGTGTTCAGGGAACCCCATGATTAGGTAAGCAGAACAGAGTAAGgggtctgtgtgtttttttctttttttaataatacagtgATGAAAATCCTAACCCAcctaaaatgattattatatttaaggATCCAGGCACCAAAGTCATCTCAGACCTAATATGTTGTcagaaatattcagaaaaaGGAAAGCATTAAAGTGGCGCTAAGAAAATATCATttgaaaaatctaaataatgtGTGGAATTTACTTTACAGTTAAAGGGTCCCCAGATTACAAAATGTTTGAGAAGCACTGCCTGAATGTTCATGGTTCTCAGCAGAAAATAACCCACAGGGATCTGTAATGTAAAGCCTGGCAGCTGGGGATTTTGTAGGATGTAGgatgattcttcttcttcaacatgaccttattgtggtggagatCCTGATCAAGTCAGTATaagtcattatatatatatatatatatatatatatatatatatatatatatatatatatatatatatatatatatatatatatactcccAGCTGGTTACCagagtttaatatttaataaacacaaggCCATACAAATATAAACCATGTCCATTTCAATGTAAATGAGGTTCATATGATCCAAGATGTTTGGGATCCACATTTTTGATGCAGTGTAACTGGGTTAGGATGACTccaataaatgaatataaacattcataGTTGCTTGTGTATCTAATGTCTGAAAAGTTGCATAATGGTAACAAAATAAACCTGCtcttaaattataattatttatatttatataaaggtttttatttggtTGCAGAGTTTGGAAACCTCCGTCTTAGTGAATTTTGAAAACAGGTCCCACTTTGATTAAAATAAGGGTGGAAGAAAGAAAggtaaagagaaagaaaacatttagtttATCTTAGTATAGCTTATTATCTAATTAGAAATACACAGCATTTTGCACTTGGGATTTCTTCTTAAAATTAAGGTGTCACTCAAACATTAAGGAGAAAGAAGGCTTGTTTTTTAGATGatcatgatatatatatatatatatatatatatatatatatatatatatatatatatatatatatatagagagagagagagagatagagatagatagatagatagatagatagatagatagatagatagatagatagatagatagatagatagatagatagatagatagttgtAATGATTTGCTTTATATTATTGATAAGGGATAATAATAAGTTAGAGTCTAAGAGAGCTAAAGTTAAAACAACCTGCTGTCCCTGGTGTTCTCAGTAAGACTTTATTCATTTCTAATCACAACATTTAGTTTCTCCCACCACTTTTAAACTTTGCCCATGTTGTTAGATATAAAGTGACAACCACAGTGAGGGTCTGAAAGAGTGAATAAGTGTATATGGATGACACACTCTTTTGGCACGCACCCATATTGACTGGCAAAGATGAGAGAATTCAGAGCACAATACCTGCTGACTGAATCCTGTCAGGTTGTGTGAATGGTGCTGCATCTCAGTTGCTCACAATGTCTCCAGTCGGCACCGTGTCCGTCTTGAATCCCTGCTACCTGAAGCAGGGAGAAAAAAGGCCTCTCAGCTCTCCATTCATCACACACTGTCATAGAGAAGGGGGCTCATTGTTGCCAAGGTGTGTGTGCTTGGTGAAAGCAGCTCTGCTTAGGTTACACTGTCAGGTGGTGTAGCCTGAGGGCAGAGGAATGTTCATAGTATCAGACGGCAACGCTAATCCAACAATGGAACAGACTTTTAGACAACATCCTTCTGTGTTAAACCATTTCCTCATATGTTATAAAGAAAGGAATGGAGGTAGGACAGAGATGCACTCCATAATAGCTTTTCTTTCTAGCTAATAATATCTAACCACTGGTTCCTTAGTGGCAATGTATTGAATTCTACATGtttagacaaaataaataaatataaatataaaataatagatataataattctacaataaatacaatattttataataaaaataaaatatataaaaatttctCCTCACTGTCTAATTCCAGATACGGGTCCGATGGGCTGCAGAGAACTGCGCTCCACAAAATACATCTCGGATGGCCAATGCACCAGCATCAACCCCATTAAAGAGCTGGTGTGTGCAGGAGAGTGTCTTGCTGCCCAGGTGCTTCCAAACTGGATAGGGGGTTATGGTAAAAAGCCAAGGAGCCGCCGGGGCAGCCAGGACTGGCGCTGTGTCAATGACAAGACCCGAACCGAGCGCATTCAGCTGCAGTGCCAGGATGGCAGCACCAGGACCTACAAGATAACAGTAGTGACCGGCTGCAAGTGCAAACGTTACCTGAAACAGCACAACGAATCCGCAAACAAATCTGAGAGCATCACTCAACGGCAGCAGATCCACAAGCCCAAAAGCAAGCGGAAGCACCGGAATAGCAAGGTGAACGGGAACTGGCACGAGTCGGAGTCCTGAGGCATGTGGCTgtgaatgaaaaaacaaaagaaataaaactctgGACTACCTGTGAAAGAAGGACTGCAGAGCTGAAGAGCTCAAGAGCAGTGGACATTGATTATAAggataaaaattttaaatggaaATTTATGGCTATTTCACATGAAGTGGCTTCAAACCAAACAGCCACACAATCACTGCTTGTGCTTCCCTTACAATCCATAATGACTTTTATGCCAGAGTTTGGCATTTCAGTATATCAGAAATATCACCTGCTCATGACTGTCTCTCTGTGAGAAATCATATCACTGGCTGTACTGTGCATTAAAGGCCAGATGACCCTGAATATCTCATGTTTGAGAAAACTATAGctgtgtaaataaagtaaatacagtctctgtgtgtaatgtctgtaaatACAAAGCATTTACCTGTGTAACTGCAAGATATTTAGTTCCTGTTAGCAAGTATACATTGatgtaatatattttgtattgatGTTCTCATCATGTGGTTCATCTAATCCTTCATATACATTTAGCAATTTTATGCAGGCATTATATTGCACTATTTCATATGATGGCAATTTCACTGTTTTGTCGTAAAAAGTATTAAATGGTCATAATTTGGATACAACAAATGTTTAGGAGAGTCTGATTTCTTTGGTCTCCTTTCACTGTTAGTTTGCAAAACATTCACTGTGAATGTCACAATGCACAAACATCAAGATAATGCACACTTTAATTGTTAGACATTAATTTGCTAAtgtcaatattattattatactcactcactcactcactcattttctacctctttatccgatattattatacttatatattttcGTTATTGAGAACTAACAGGCCAGTTAGTTCTATTACTAAATAGAAATACTAAATAttgtaaaacacatttataacagAATCCTCCTTCACCTCCAGGCTTTTGAAAGGGGGGTAACATTGGGGCAAGAGCACACCAACAGGTAACGCCATCCTCTGTATGGTCATTATCCACATAATAACATACTTTGTTCCCTGTACAGTTGCTCCATTTAATTATATGGCTTATGATTTATGTATATGATTAGCAGGAGAAACAGAACTCTTATTGGCTGTTGCAGCCCACGAAGCCACGCCCCTTTATAATTAGTAAACAAATCGACGCACATTAATAATCGTTTCTCTGACGGATTCTTGGTTTGCGTTCTGAGCcgaaactaaacaaaaatgtatttattataatcatACACTGCAATGAAGTGGCATACGGTGGTATTTTGGTCCCTGCGGCGCTTATATCTGATACCAGGCTAAAGCTAACAGTACCGGCGTCTATGTAAAGGCTGAGTCCCGAATACCTTTCTGTTGTCTTtattagtgcactacataggctGAAGACGCCATTATTTTATACCCTCTGAAGTGAACACTTAAAATACGTCCGGGTTTATTTGGAATTCAGTTTTAATGTCGTCCGTTCTGATTATTAAGCGCtatttaaaattgtgttttcGGGCTGTGTTTGCTGGTTAGCAGATTAGCCTCGAATCAAAGACTAGAGGCCTGGTGATCCGCGGCTTTTCCTGAAATTCGAAACGGACCACAGGGATAGAATGATGGGACGCGACGCCGTTGACTTCCCGGTGTCTGTGGTTCTACCTGCCGCTGGTAGCGGTGAAAGGACAGGACTTCCGACCCCCAAACAGTTCTGCACCTTCCTCAACAGACCACTCATCAGCTTCACCATCGAAACCTTTGAAAGGTATCTGCACTGTAAGCTGTTATTTCATAATTAGTCTCTCTGTCAGTGGAACATGAAGGTAGAGTGAATTCCTAGAGACAGTAAACtccctccctgtgtgtgtgtctgtgtgtgtgtgtgtgtgtgtgtgtgtgtgtgtgtgtgtgtgtgtgtgtgtgtgtgtgtgtgtaaggttactaaaagaaaatgaattaaaagcttTGCCGTGTGTGTTTTTTGAAGTCGATTAATAAACCGCAATGTATTCTGGGATATGTAGTGAGTTGAAGTCCACACAACATGGTATCACTAGAGGGGAGAAACCACCCAGTATATCAAAGACAAAAAGGACTTTGAtgttaagtatttattttttggcatGTACTACAGATTATTTGCTGTGAGCTAATGTTTTAAGGCAGAACATTTTGGATCGGAACCAAGCACAGCAGCTCGTAAGAATAATGTACAGAAGAAGCAAAGCTGAGGCTGGTTTCTTTCTATCCCAGGTTGTAGAGATTCGATGACGTTCATTTCAGGTGATTGACAAAATGATTCCAGTTTATTATCAGCTGAGATTGAGAAATTACACTTTAATCCTGGACAAACATAACCtgaatttcttcttttcttcagaATCCCATGGATCAAAAGCATTGTTGTTGTAGTTGCTAAGGAGAGCCGTGACCCGATGCTGCATATCGTCCAACATTTTTGTCATACAAAAGTGAAAGTTGTTGAAGGGGGAACCACGAGACATAGATCCATCTTCAGCGGTCTTCAGGCGTTCATTGAGAGCTCAGAGGGCCCCGAGCTTACCAAGCCAAAGGTGGTCATCATCCACGATGCCGTGCGTCCGTTCGTTGATGAGGAGTTTCTGCTCAAAATCACGTTGGCAGCCAAAGAACAAGGGGTTAGAGTATTCTGTGTGCACAAATGTTCAGATGTGTCACTCCTCATTCACTGCTACACATACGCTTTTAATAATAACTCTTGTACATCTTTCTATTTATGAAATGATTAAATCTGTCAATCCTGTGGCATAAGCACAATGTATAAGATCATGCAGACACATATcacagttaatgttcacaccaATCATCATCTGTCTCACTAACTTTGACTatggtatgtttttgtttttttgcttggtATAAttatgtgaaaaacaaaaagcggacaaataattattttacagcTGTGATAAGCATTGTGCCGCTGCCACAAGATCGGGCAACTGCATGAATAAGAAGATGTTTTTGATAAAGTGGGAACTGACTGTAGAAGGCAGAGCAGATTTAATATAGTTATGTCTTCTACCagtttctgttctttttatAAAAGAGAACGTGACTGTTTATTCTCTTTATCCAGCTTTATATTAAGCCAAAATATTACTTGAACATTTCAGCATTTTACTTTTAACCTTCCTATTGCATCTATTGTTTATGTGCAGTTACCTCAGACAACGATTTTATTCTAAACCAATTTTTATGTGCTGTGAAAGTCTGGTAACTAAACACTCATTTATAATGGAAGACTAGGGGTATTTGTTAAGTTCAGAAATTtcacataaaaatatacagacagGTGATACATATAAGGTGCTTTATAGGTGCTGGGTCCACATCCTATTTTTCAGTACATCACAATAATGCCTCACGACACTAATGCATGAAACAAAGATGTTATTTTATTCACTGATGCTATTGAAATACAGCCGGTCATGCAGCCTGTGTGATGAAAGCTGCCCCATCCTTGCCTCACTAATTTCctgctttctttatttaaaattgagGTGAAATGAGCCTGTTCAGATTTCTTCGGACCTGCTACAGAGCACGATAGGATTttatttgctcagttgtatcaCAGACTGCTATTTGGAAGCATCTGCTTGTTATcttatataatatgatataaccATTCACCCCAAGTTCAAAACTAAGAATTAAGCTTTTAAAATCATTAACATTATAGACAGTATTTCCCGAGGTGGATTTATCCAAGTTTTAATGACTGTAGCATCCTGTGGTTTCAGGATGAAACCATATTTATGTTGTGCTTATTTTACAAATACCTTTGACCAAAAATTTCATGAAAGCATCCTGTACATGTTTCACATAACAGTGTATTGGCTGCTCCAGCGGCTGCCCTTAGGCTTCCATTATAAATAGGCTTTATAAACTGATTTACTGTTCTTTTCTCAGTCTAGAGAAGCATGTCGGAATAATTGTCCATGGTTATCGCATATATGCTACAGATGTGGTCGATACATTAGGTGGAAAAACATTGGAGAGTTCTTCACTCTTTAGTTCTTcagctttaaatgttaaatcatTCAGGGACTAAACTAGAAG
It encodes the following:
- the sostdc1a gene encoding sclerostin domain-containing protein 1a; this encodes MTEKRSRRVETAAASSSSSSSSSLAPCPKAPFPQTMRVHKDESRNLLFLLCFLMKNGAAIKNDATEIVYPHTVEDPGEEPADEAALNRARGGGRGSENAARDRTDTGPMGCRELRSTKYISDGQCTSINPIKELVCAGECLAAQVLPNWIGGYGKKPRSRRGSQDWRCVNDKTRTERIQLQCQDGSTRTYKITVVTGCKCKRYLKQHNESANKSESITQRQQIHKPKSKRKHRNSKVNGNWHESES